The Agarilytica rhodophyticola genome has a window encoding:
- a CDS encoding response regulator, whose product MKKILVVEDSSIVMKVLKHVLSNSDIFQPVYATSFAEAKSLVEGKAEEFFAGLIDLNLPDAPNGEVVDYTLKNGIPTIVLTGSFDEDRRAGLLAKGIVDYVTKEGRFSYEYALSVLERLIKNQDIKILVVDDSDTARRFIATLLRIHLYQVLEASDGVQAIKLLLDNPDVRLLITDFNMPRMDGCELVKNIRHKYEKTDLVIIGLSSEGERSLSARFIKNGANDFLRKPFQHEEFYCRVSHNVEFIELIESIRDMVNRDDLTGVYNRKYFYQHGFSLLEDAQQKSAPTSIAVIDVDSFRLVNEDYGNEVGDGVLKGIADELSALIAQAHFTLARTGSNEFSFVMPGLDAEKALSFTEKVRQILCSSAINVGEYQIPVSCSAGVSTSSSEDLDSLVKNARECLQRAKEAGGGFVLGED is encoded by the coding sequence ATGAAAAAAATTCTGGTTGTGGAAGATAGTTCGATTGTCATGAAAGTGTTGAAGCATGTGCTCTCAAACTCAGATATCTTTCAACCGGTATATGCCACAAGCTTTGCGGAAGCAAAAAGTCTTGTAGAGGGTAAAGCAGAAGAGTTTTTTGCAGGTCTTATAGATTTGAATTTACCCGATGCACCCAATGGTGAGGTAGTGGATTACACCCTAAAAAATGGTATTCCAACCATTGTCTTGACGGGAAGCTTTGATGAAGATCGACGGGCAGGTTTACTGGCCAAAGGTATTGTTGACTATGTTACTAAGGAAGGTCGCTTTTCTTACGAATATGCTCTTAGTGTGCTGGAGCGCTTAATTAAAAATCAGGATATCAAAATACTTGTTGTCGATGATTCAGATACAGCACGGCGTTTCATCGCCACATTATTGAGAATACATCTTTACCAAGTGCTTGAAGCGAGTGATGGTGTTCAGGCGATTAAGCTACTACTGGATAATCCCGATGTCAGGCTGCTAATAACGGACTTTAATATGCCGCGTATGGATGGTTGTGAGCTGGTGAAAAATATACGCCATAAATACGAAAAAACAGATTTGGTCATTATTGGTTTATCGTCTGAAGGTGAGCGATCACTTTCGGCGCGCTTTATTAAGAATGGCGCCAACGACTTTTTGCGTAAGCCTTTCCAACATGAAGAGTTCTACTGCCGGGTATCTCATAATGTCGAGTTTATTGAGCTAATAGAATCGATAAGAGATATGGTGAATCGCGATGATTTAACCGGCGTTTATAATCGTAAATATTTCTATCAACATGGTTTCTCCCTGCTAGAAGATGCCCAACAAAAGTCGGCTCCTACTTCCATCGCCGTTATCGATGTGGATAGTTTTCGGTTGGTCAACGAGGATTATGGTAATGAAGTAGGCGATGGTGTTCTTAAAGGTATCGCCGATGAGCTGAGTGCTTTGATAGCGCAGGCACACTTTACTCTTGCACGCACGGGAAGTAATGAGTTCTCTTTTGTTATGCCTGGCCTTGACGCGGAAAAGGCTCTGTCTTTTACCGAGAAAGTACGCCAGATTTTATGCTCCAGTGCTATTAACGTAGGTGAATATCAAATACCAGTATCTTGCAGTGCGGGAGTGTCTACAAGTTCATCAGAAGACTTAGATAGCCTAGTCAAAAATGCTAGAGAGTGTTTACAAAGAGCCAAAGAGGCTGGTGGAGGTTTCGTCTTGGGTGAAGACTAG
- the cysZ gene encoding sulfate transporter CysZ has protein sequence MLTPPRYKNNLATGIFYFSQGLKLLWRPELRLYIIVPLVVNCALFFVLTGALVHYYGGFIDGLMEQLPSWLAPLAWIAWIVIGILVLLIYGYSFNMITNIIAAPFYGMLAAKAEELLTGDAPPDESIIKMVFRTIGREISKLLYFLSRGIVIALLMLLVVTIPVVNFIAPFIGLAWGAWSMSIQYSDYCADNNQVAFKPLRGCLWDSKFSSLGFGGFIMMCSITPIVNIIAMPVAVVGGTLYWLHELRACDERRCSV, from the coding sequence ATGCTGACACCACCTAGATACAAAAATAATTTAGCCACCGGTATATTTTACTTTAGCCAAGGCCTTAAATTACTTTGGCGGCCCGAATTACGACTTTATATTATTGTCCCTTTAGTCGTTAACTGCGCACTGTTTTTTGTCCTCACTGGCGCCCTTGTCCACTACTATGGCGGTTTCATCGATGGCTTGATGGAGCAACTACCCAGCTGGTTGGCTCCTTTAGCTTGGATCGCATGGATTGTAATTGGCATATTGGTACTGCTGATATACGGCTACAGCTTTAATATGATCACCAATATCATTGCCGCTCCGTTCTACGGGATGCTAGCGGCCAAAGCTGAAGAACTGCTCACCGGCGATGCTCCTCCCGATGAAAGCATTATCAAAATGGTTTTTCGCACCATAGGTAGAGAAATATCTAAACTGCTCTATTTCCTCTCCCGTGGTATCGTCATCGCATTGCTGATGCTATTAGTGGTGACCATTCCTGTAGTTAACTTCATTGCTCCATTTATTGGCCTGGCCTGGGGTGCTTGGTCCATGTCGATTCAGTATTCCGATTACTGTGCAGATAACAACCAAGTTGCCTTCAAGCCCTTACGCGGCTGTTTGTGGGACAGTAAATTTAGCAGCCTGGGCTTCGGTGGTTTTATTATGATGTGCAGCATCACTCCCATCGTTAATATTATCGCAATGCCTGTTGCAGTGGTGGGCGGTACCCTGTATTGGTTGCACGAACTGCGCGCCTGTGATGAGAGAAGGTGCAGCGTATAA
- the gatB gene encoding Asp-tRNA(Asn)/Glu-tRNA(Gln) amidotransferase subunit GatB: MVWETVIGLEVHVQLATQSKIFSGSSTAFGAQANTQASAIDLAMPGTLPVANEQAFRFATMFGLAINADIGKRSVFERKNYFYPDLPKGYQTTQLAEPIVNGGYLDIDLANGEQKRIRIHHAHLEEDAGKSLHEDYHGMSGIDLNRAGTPLIEVVSEPDMSSKEEAVAFARKLHSIVTSLGICDGEMSQGSMRFDVNISVRQPGDALGTRTETKNLNSFRFMERCIEQEVERQIDLLEQGGKVDQETRLYDGDSHTAKSMRSKEEANDYRYFPCPDLLPVILDDDYINEIRASLPELPDAMKARFEKDYALSAYDAGILTSDSHTASFYESVVAACEDPKLSANWVMGELSARLNSEELTIKESNVSAQQLGKLIARIKDQTLTSKLGRQVFDYLWDGAQDVDTIIEEKGLKPTDAGELESIVDQVLADNPQQVENYRNADDVKRKKMIGFFVGQIMKASKGQANPQQLNPILKNKLES; encoded by the coding sequence ATGGTTTGGGAAACAGTTATCGGGTTGGAAGTACATGTACAACTTGCCACCCAGTCAAAAATATTTTCAGGCTCCAGCACTGCATTTGGCGCCCAAGCAAATACACAAGCGAGCGCTATTGATCTGGCAATGCCCGGCACATTGCCGGTTGCCAATGAACAAGCATTTCGCTTTGCTACCATGTTTGGCCTAGCTATCAACGCTGATATTGGTAAGCGCTCAGTATTTGAACGTAAAAATTACTTCTATCCAGATTTACCAAAAGGTTATCAAACCACTCAGCTAGCTGAGCCTATTGTTAATGGCGGTTACCTCGATATTGATTTGGCCAATGGCGAACAGAAACGCATCCGCATCCACCACGCTCATTTAGAAGAAGATGCCGGAAAGTCCTTACATGAAGACTACCATGGTATGTCGGGAATCGACCTCAATCGCGCCGGGACGCCATTGATCGAAGTAGTATCTGAGCCCGATATGAGTTCGAAGGAAGAAGCGGTAGCGTTTGCCCGCAAATTACACTCGATTGTGACTTCTTTAGGTATATGTGATGGAGAAATGTCACAAGGCTCTATGCGTTTCGACGTCAATATTTCTGTGCGCCAACCAGGTGATGCCTTAGGTACGCGCACCGAAACCAAAAATTTAAACTCCTTTCGTTTTATGGAACGCTGTATCGAGCAAGAAGTAGAACGACAAATTGACCTGCTTGAACAAGGTGGCAAAGTCGATCAAGAAACTCGCCTATATGACGGCGATAGTCATACCGCAAAATCCATGCGTTCCAAAGAAGAAGCCAACGACTATCGTTATTTTCCTTGCCCTGACTTATTGCCTGTCATTCTTGACGATGATTACATCAATGAAATTCGAGCATCACTACCTGAACTGCCCGATGCGATGAAGGCACGTTTCGAGAAGGACTACGCACTCTCAGCTTACGATGCTGGTATTTTGACGAGCGATTCTCACACGGCCAGTTTTTATGAGTCGGTAGTGGCTGCCTGCGAAGATCCCAAACTCTCTGCTAACTGGGTTATGGGTGAACTATCAGCTCGTCTAAACAGTGAAGAACTGACCATAAAAGAGAGTAACGTCAGCGCTCAGCAATTAGGCAAACTCATCGCTCGTATTAAGGACCAAACACTAACCAGTAAACTCGGTCGGCAAGTGTTTGACTATCTCTGGGATGGTGCTCAAGATGTAGACACCATCATCGAAGAGAAAGGCTTGAAACCTACCGATGCAGGTGAATTGGAATCTATTGTTGACCAAGTATTGGCAGACAACCCTCAACAGGTGGAGAACTACCGCAACGCCGACGATGTCAAACGCAAAAAGATGATCGGCTTTTTTGTTGGACAGATCATGAAAGCCTCTAAGGGACAAGCAAATCCACAACAGCTAAACCCCATTTTGAAAAATAAACTTGAGAGTTAG
- the gatC gene encoding Asp-tRNA(Asn)/Glu-tRNA(Gln) amidotransferase subunit GatC translates to MNRESSVEAKEIQNLAKLAKLEINDETLEQTAKSINEVLSLVDQLQAVDTDDVLPMAHPLDAVQTLRKDVVSEADRRNDFQAIAPATEDGLYLVPKVIE, encoded by the coding sequence ATGAACAGAGAGAGTAGTGTGGAAGCGAAAGAAATTCAAAATCTGGCGAAGTTGGCAAAATTAGAAATTAACGACGAAACGCTTGAGCAAACGGCAAAGAGTATTAACGAAGTGCTCAGTTTAGTAGACCAATTGCAAGCCGTCGACACAGATGATGTATTACCCATGGCACACCCCCTCGATGCCGTACAAACTCTCCGCAAAGACGTGGTAAGCGAAGCGGATAGACGCAACGATTTTCAAGCTATTGCACCTGCCACCGAAGATGGCCTCTATCTAGTTCCTAAAGTAATCGAGTAA
- the rhlB gene encoding ATP-dependent RNA helicase RhlB, whose amino-acid sequence MSNKNSSNLRFSELSLSPKIMRALDEMNFEFCSPIQAKSLPYSLSSHDVVGKAQTGTGKTAAFLIAVFEDLLKERANDVRYAGEARALIIAPTRELVVQIAKDAQQIGKYTDLKIHTLVGGMDYGRQLNKLHSSLVDILVATPGRLLDFCEKREVYLDQLEVLVVDEADRMLDMGFIPQIKRIIRLAPKNTHRQTLLFSATFPEDVLRLSEQWTHEPIRVEIEPESIATDTVDQKVYLVSTDEKLTLLTNLFRDPDVGNLIVFANRRDQCKRLHDQLSRRNLKVGLLTGDIPQSKRIRTLDDFKKGKLDALVATDVAGRGIHINDVTHVVNYTLPEEPEDYVHRIGRTGRAGASGVSISFACEEDAFHLPAIEELLGRKINCEQPPSHLLKK is encoded by the coding sequence GTGAGTAATAAAAACTCTTCTAATTTGAGATTCAGTGAACTGAGCCTGTCTCCCAAGATTATGCGTGCCTTGGATGAAATGAACTTTGAGTTCTGTTCTCCTATTCAAGCAAAATCTCTTCCTTACAGTCTGAGCTCTCATGACGTTGTCGGTAAAGCTCAAACCGGCACGGGTAAAACCGCTGCGTTTTTGATTGCCGTGTTTGAGGACTTGTTGAAAGAACGAGCAAACGATGTGCGCTATGCGGGTGAGGCGAGAGCTTTGATTATTGCTCCGACAAGGGAGTTGGTCGTTCAAATTGCTAAAGACGCTCAGCAAATCGGTAAGTATACGGATTTAAAAATTCATACCTTGGTAGGTGGCATGGATTATGGCCGTCAATTAAACAAGCTACACTCGAGCTTAGTGGATATTTTAGTTGCCACACCTGGGCGCTTGTTGGATTTTTGTGAGAAGCGAGAAGTTTATCTAGATCAGCTAGAGGTTTTAGTGGTCGATGAAGCTGATCGAATGTTGGACATGGGCTTTATTCCTCAAATTAAGCGCATTATTCGTTTAGCGCCGAAGAATACTCATCGTCAGACCCTTTTATTTTCAGCAACTTTCCCAGAAGATGTGCTGCGCCTTTCAGAGCAGTGGACCCATGAGCCTATAAGAGTAGAGATCGAACCAGAGTCTATTGCCACTGATACGGTAGACCAGAAGGTATACTTGGTGTCTACGGATGAAAAGCTGACCTTACTTACCAACTTATTTCGTGATCCTGATGTGGGTAATTTGATTGTTTTTGCCAATCGACGCGATCAGTGTAAAAGATTACACGATCAACTTTCCAGACGTAATCTAAAAGTCGGTTTGTTGACAGGAGATATCCCTCAAAGTAAGCGTATTCGCACCTTAGATGATTTTAAGAAGGGTAAACTGGATGCACTGGTGGCAACCGATGTTGCTGGGCGCGGTATTCATATTAACGATGTTACCCATGTTGTTAACTACACCTTGCCAGAAGAACCGGAAGATTACGTTCATCGAATCGGTCGCACCGGTCGTGCTGGTGCCAGTGGTGTTTCCATCAGCTTTGCATGCGAAGAAGATGCCTTCCATCTACCGGCTATAGAGGAACTCTTAGGTCGTAAAATCAACTGTGAGCAGCCCCCTTCTCATTTACTGAAAAAGTAG
- the gatA gene encoding Asp-tRNA(Asn)/Glu-tRNA(Gln) amidotransferase subunit GatA: MHNLTIADISRKLRAKEFSSKEITQHLLNRIKSLNENYNAFISITEQQALEQADKADQLLAQGNAHVMCGVPIAHKDIFCTEGVLTTCGSKMLHNFAPPYNATVVQNYMDAGVVMLGKTNMDEFAMGSSNESSYFGPVKNPWAEDSVPGGSSGGSAACVAARLAPGATATDTGGSIRQPASMCGITGLKPTYGRVSRWGMIAFASSLDQGGVMTRSAEDAALMLNVMASYDAKDSTCIDEPVRDYTAQLDEKLDGLTIGVPQEYFSEGLNSSVQQAVEDAIKIYQSLGAKIKSISLPHTHLAVPAYYVIAPAECSANLSRFDGVRYGYRCDTPENLEDLYMRSRGEGFGDEVKRRILVGTYALSAGYFDAYYNKAQKVRRLIKQDFVDAFKEVDVILGPTSPSPAFPLGAKNNDPVAMYLEDIYTIATSLAGLPGMSIPCGLVDNKPVGLQLIGSYFNEHKLLNIAHQFQQNTDFHTLSPLSK; the protein is encoded by the coding sequence ATGCATAATTTAACTATCGCTGATATAAGCCGCAAATTGCGAGCAAAAGAATTTTCTAGTAAAGAAATCACCCAGCATTTGCTAAATAGAATCAAATCTCTTAACGAAAATTACAATGCCTTTATTTCTATTACGGAACAGCAAGCACTGGAGCAAGCAGATAAAGCTGATCAATTATTAGCACAAGGAAATGCACATGTTATGTGTGGTGTACCTATCGCCCATAAAGATATTTTTTGCACTGAAGGTGTTCTGACCACATGCGGCTCAAAAATGCTACATAATTTTGCTCCGCCTTATAATGCTACAGTTGTGCAAAATTATATGGATGCAGGCGTGGTTATGTTGGGTAAAACCAATATGGATGAATTTGCCATGGGCTCGTCCAATGAAAGCAGCTATTTTGGCCCGGTTAAAAACCCCTGGGCAGAAGACAGTGTTCCTGGTGGCTCTTCGGGTGGCTCCGCCGCCTGTGTCGCAGCCCGCCTAGCACCGGGGGCCACAGCTACCGATACCGGTGGTTCTATTCGCCAGCCTGCGAGTATGTGCGGGATTACTGGTTTGAAACCTACCTATGGGCGTGTTTCTCGCTGGGGGATGATCGCTTTTGCATCGAGCCTCGACCAAGGTGGTGTCATGACTCGCAGCGCTGAAGATGCGGCGCTAATGCTCAATGTTATGGCCAGTTACGATGCCAAAGATTCCACCTGCATCGATGAGCCAGTTAGGGATTACACAGCACAACTCGATGAAAAACTCGACGGTCTTACCATCGGTGTACCGCAAGAATATTTCAGCGAAGGTCTCAATTCAAGTGTTCAACAAGCTGTTGAGGATGCGATTAAGATTTACCAATCCCTCGGGGCTAAGATTAAGTCCATCTCACTACCTCATACACACTTGGCAGTACCCGCTTACTATGTGATTGCTCCGGCAGAATGCTCCGCTAACCTATCTCGTTTTGATGGTGTGCGTTATGGCTATCGCTGTGACACCCCTGAAAACCTAGAAGATCTATATATGCGCTCACGCGGTGAAGGCTTTGGCGATGAAGTCAAACGACGTATTCTGGTGGGCACGTACGCTCTATCTGCAGGCTATTTTGATGCCTACTATAACAAGGCCCAAAAAGTACGACGCCTTATTAAGCAGGACTTTGTGGATGCTTTTAAAGAGGTCGACGTTATACTCGGGCCAACATCCCCCTCACCAGCCTTTCCTTTGGGCGCAAAAAATAATGATCCAGTCGCTATGTATTTAGAAGATATTTACACTATCGCCACTAGCTTGGCTGGTTTACCTGGTATGTCGATCCCCTGTGGATTAGTGGACAACAAACCGGTTGGATTGCAATTAATAGGTAGCTATTTTAACGAACATAAACTGCTCAATATTGCGCATCAATTTCAACAAAATACCGACTTCCATACATTAAGTCCGCTCAGCAAATAG
- a CDS encoding TonB-dependent receptor, whose amino-acid sequence MLSKTPLIPKKLAIAVGILSSQAFMQANAQSPDGRLEEIIVTSQKRAQSLQDVPISVAAVTGDKLADAGIENLDDLTSYLPNIHFTESGISTQVRIRGIGSDNSQGFEQSVGMYIDGIYYGRAQLFRTPMMDMERVELLRGPQSILFGKNSIAGALNLATAKPTDEFEGKVSVSHEFEHNQDEVNAVISGPLTENLRARVAVRTYEEDGYFFNTFKEVDEADTEEQAARITLDWTPTDTLAFTLKAEKNEFETKGRPIEVISDVPQTAGGATFAQTLGLLSAPVFDSNLNYQRQADANEFSDNEITNITLTTSYEFNDHTLTFVTGKLSFDYTELCDCDFTSAEILNLELFEDYDQFSQEIRITSPLGETFEWIGGLFYQDYDQTFRDNSFTSGDNLLTRVGLSAIANTSADRRFEQSSEAWAVFGQVTWNISDSLRATFGARYTQEDKEASKVLDILDINGQPVNDPVIGFTYLSAFVLESEAATVDFTPGANFGQPLQNSGHNISAERDESAFTPLVIVEYDFTPDTLLYASFTTGFKAGGFDPRSNSVGDFASSSPAGPEQNPTRNFEFEEETAVAAEIGIKTSLADGRGELNVSLYRTDYEDLQISQFDGGAGFNVGNAGETRVQGIEVDGRWLLTDGLTGRYGISFLDFEYTDFPNGNCNLTQINDASVGTADLDGDGDFELCNYTGRRGVYTPEYTVNLGLDYFTPITDSIDFVSFIDVQQVDGHNVHVNLDPIGEIDSYTLLSLRVGLEGEKWSVGVLGKNLLDEEVLSYAADLPLSASNFNTSSQYAIVRRPATVALEATLKF is encoded by the coding sequence ATGCTCAGTAAAACGCCACTAATACCCAAAAAACTCGCAATTGCCGTTGGCATCCTAAGCTCTCAAGCATTCATGCAGGCAAACGCACAAAGCCCTGATGGCAGGCTTGAAGAAATTATCGTTACATCTCAAAAACGAGCGCAAAGCTTACAGGATGTGCCAATCTCAGTTGCAGCTGTCACCGGTGACAAACTCGCCGATGCCGGGATAGAAAACCTAGATGATTTAACTTCTTACTTACCAAATATTCACTTTACCGAATCAGGTATCAGCACACAGGTGCGTATCCGAGGTATAGGCTCAGATAACAGCCAAGGCTTCGAACAATCTGTGGGTATGTATATTGACGGTATCTACTATGGCCGAGCACAATTGTTTCGTACACCAATGATGGATATGGAACGAGTCGAGCTTCTACGTGGCCCTCAAAGTATTTTATTTGGTAAAAACAGTATTGCAGGTGCACTCAACCTTGCAACCGCAAAACCGACAGATGAGTTTGAAGGCAAAGTCAGCGTCTCTCATGAATTCGAACACAATCAAGACGAAGTCAACGCCGTTATATCTGGACCTCTTACTGAAAACCTTCGCGCACGGGTCGCAGTGCGAACCTATGAAGAAGATGGTTACTTTTTCAATACCTTCAAAGAAGTGGATGAGGCAGATACCGAAGAACAAGCCGCACGTATTACACTTGACTGGACACCAACGGATACTCTTGCTTTCACATTGAAAGCAGAAAAAAATGAATTTGAAACGAAGGGCCGTCCAATTGAAGTGATCAGCGACGTGCCTCAAACCGCTGGCGGTGCAACTTTCGCTCAGACTCTTGGGCTTCTTAGTGCACCTGTCTTTGACTCAAATTTAAACTACCAGCGGCAAGCTGATGCCAATGAGTTCAGTGACAACGAAATTACTAACATAACACTGACCACCAGCTATGAATTTAACGATCACACCTTAACTTTCGTAACAGGAAAGCTATCGTTTGATTACACAGAATTATGTGATTGTGACTTCACTTCTGCAGAAATTCTTAACCTGGAGTTATTTGAAGACTACGATCAGTTCAGCCAGGAAATTCGTATCACATCTCCGCTGGGAGAAACTTTCGAGTGGATTGGTGGCTTGTTCTACCAAGACTACGATCAAACTTTTCGCGACAATTCCTTCACCTCTGGCGATAACTTGCTAACTCGAGTTGGCTTGAGCGCAATCGCTAATACAAGTGCAGACCGACGCTTCGAGCAATCGTCGGAGGCATGGGCTGTGTTTGGTCAAGTGACCTGGAATATCAGTGACTCTTTGCGTGCAACCTTTGGTGCCAGATACACCCAAGAAGACAAGGAAGCAAGCAAAGTTCTCGATATTTTAGACATCAATGGCCAACCGGTTAATGACCCAGTTATTGGCTTTACTTATCTAAGCGCGTTTGTATTAGAAAGTGAGGCTGCAACGGTGGATTTCACTCCAGGAGCTAACTTTGGCCAACCGCTGCAAAACTCAGGGCATAATATTTCAGCTGAGCGCGACGAGTCTGCGTTCACACCGCTTGTTATTGTAGAGTATGACTTTACACCTGATACCCTCTTATATGCCTCGTTCACCACAGGCTTTAAAGCTGGCGGTTTTGACCCCCGATCCAACAGTGTAGGTGATTTTGCCTCGTCTTCACCCGCAGGCCCTGAACAAAACCCAACACGTAACTTCGAGTTTGAAGAAGAAACAGCTGTGGCTGCAGAAATTGGCATTAAGACATCTCTTGCTGATGGCCGAGGTGAATTGAATGTATCGTTGTACAGGACTGACTACGAAGATCTTCAAATCAGCCAGTTTGACGGTGGTGCAGGCTTCAACGTTGGTAATGCAGGAGAAACGCGTGTTCAAGGTATTGAAGTAGATGGTAGATGGTTACTCACTGACGGTCTGACTGGTAGATATGGTATTTCTTTCTTAGACTTTGAATATACCGACTTCCCCAACGGCAACTGTAACCTCACGCAAATTAATGATGCCAGTGTTGGTACTGCAGACCTTGATGGTGACGGTGATTTCGAACTGTGTAATTACACAGGCCGAAGAGGTGTTTATACACCGGAATACACTGTCAACTTAGGCCTTGATTATTTTACGCCAATTACTGACAGCATCGACTTTGTAAGCTTTATCGATGTACAACAGGTAGATGGTCACAATGTTCACGTGAACCTAGATCCTATCGGCGAAATTGACTCTTATACATTGCTAAGCTTAAGAGTGGGCCTTGAAGGTGAAAAATGGAGCGTTGGTGTACTAGGCAAAAACTTACTGGATGAAGAAGTACTTTCATATGCAGCAGACCTGCCTTTGTCAGCTAGCAACTTCAACACCAGCTCTCAATACGCCATTGTTCGCCGCCCAGCAACAGTTGCACTTGAAGCCACTTTAAAATTCTAA
- a CDS encoding NAD-dependent epimerase has translation MKILVSGAAGFIGYHLCHNLLARGDKIVGIDNLNDYYSVALKKDRLGQLQSFDNFQFYHMDVADRSAMEKLFSDNSFERVIHLAAQAGVRYSIENPHAYIDSNISGFLNILEGCRHNNIAHLTYASSSSVYGGNLKQPFCESDNVDTPISLYAASKKSNELMAHTYSHLFGIPMTGLRFFTVYGPWGRPDMAMFKFTKGIIDGSPIDIYNNGEMYRDFTYIDDIVEGVIRINDKIPVTEQDNKRGISSLEPRKVPHRVYNIGNNMPVKLMDFIKAIEHCVGKKAKKNMMPLQAGDMPSTCADISALEEDIGFAPKVRIAEGVAKFVDWYRSYYK, from the coding sequence ATGAAAATATTAGTTAGTGGTGCAGCAGGATTCATAGGCTACCACCTCTGTCACAATCTTCTCGCTCGTGGTGACAAGATAGTCGGCATCGATAATCTCAACGATTATTACAGCGTTGCGCTAAAGAAGGATCGCCTCGGGCAATTACAATCTTTCGACAATTTTCAGTTTTATCATATGGATGTCGCCGATCGTTCAGCAATGGAGAAATTATTCAGCGACAACAGTTTTGAGCGGGTCATACACCTCGCCGCACAAGCCGGTGTACGCTATTCCATAGAGAATCCCCACGCCTATATTGATTCAAATATCTCAGGCTTTCTCAATATTCTCGAAGGTTGTCGACACAATAACATCGCGCATCTAACTTATGCCTCATCAAGCTCGGTTTATGGCGGCAATCTTAAACAACCATTTTGTGAGTCTGATAACGTCGACACCCCCATTTCCCTTTACGCTGCGAGTAAAAAGTCCAACGAATTGATGGCTCACACCTACAGCCATTTATTCGGTATTCCAATGACGGGGTTACGATTTTTTACCGTTTACGGCCCCTGGGGAAGACCAGACATGGCGATGTTCAAATTTACTAAAGGTATTATTGATGGCTCACCCATTGATATATACAACAATGGGGAAATGTACCGAGATTTCACTTACATTGATGATATTGTCGAAGGAGTGATCAGGATCAATGACAAAATACCTGTAACAGAGCAAGATAATAAAAGAGGTATTTCGTCTTTGGAACCGAGAAAGGTACCCCATCGCGTCTATAATATTGGCAACAACATGCCAGTGAAATTAATGGACTTTATTAAAGCCATTGAACACTGCGTTGGTAAAAAAGCGAAAAAAAATATGATGCCGCTGCAAGCTGGAGATATGCCTTCTACCTGCGCAGACATATCTGCTCTAGAAGAAGATATCGGTTTTGCACCCAAAGTAAGGATCGCAGAAGGGGTCGCTAAATTTGTGGATTGGTATAGATCTTACTATAAGTAA
- a CDS encoding PA4642 family protein, translated as MTQKKDKQKVLGEVFTDERVREFLEVVPVGETDPHFTALERAYRGMKADNFATFVKFFVAEGKDINCTNANGETFLQVISKHRHSGPYITALTASGAR; from the coding sequence ATGACACAGAAAAAAGACAAACAAAAAGTTCTCGGTGAAGTGTTCACTGACGAGCGCGTTAGAGAATTCCTAGAAGTTGTGCCGGTAGGTGAAACAGACCCTCACTTTACCGCATTAGAGCGCGCCTACCGTGGTATGAAGGCTGACAACTTTGCTACTTTTGTAAAGTTTTTTGTCGCAGAAGGAAAAGATATTAACTGCACAAATGCAAACGGTGAAACTTTTCTACAAGTGATCAGCAAACACCGACATTCAGGGCCCTACATTACAGCTTTAACTGCAAGTGGCGCAAGATAA